The Tolypothrix sp. PCC 7712 genome includes a window with the following:
- a CDS encoding ParM/StbA family protein, whose product MTNIHTLQKIFPAGFDNGYGSIKLLVDGFDVVRVPSYISSVDMEDVPGRVVFNGTAYTVGESAFRTGYHFDRNTDSNENKVNNALITLLGALAHLPHRKAWHLKLVVSLHDVALAEDLKQVLNGEYQPILAGKQSEVKVEVLKVVPEGMGALFGQPLPPKLTVLDFGNGTTLYSRYNQGKREVHTPYPTGVEVLIDDIAQKMKHLNGGKIGDSSKIRFCLEMGHTRYSRDIDIKDVYSTCLKDWYEKYLKKPVNLTLDAKHTGDEIWAIGGGCLLPGFKKLLEKNGFKILDNPVEANAFGLLEMAKAIVKKNS is encoded by the coding sequence ATGACCAACATTCACACTTTACAAAAAATTTTTCCTGCGGGCTTTGATAACGGTTACGGTAGCATCAAACTTTTAGTCGATGGCTTTGATGTTGTTCGCGTCCCCAGCTACATTTCTTCCGTTGACATGGAAGATGTTCCCGGAAGAGTAGTTTTCAATGGTACTGCCTACACCGTCGGAGAATCTGCTTTTCGTACAGGTTATCATTTCGACCGCAATACAGATAGCAACGAGAACAAAGTCAATAATGCACTAATTACATTATTGGGTGCCTTGGCACATCTGCCACATCGTAAAGCTTGGCATTTAAAGTTAGTCGTTAGCTTACATGATGTCGCTTTGGCAGAAGACTTAAAACAAGTACTCAACGGTGAATATCAGCCCATACTTGCTGGTAAGCAATCTGAAGTCAAGGTAGAAGTCCTGAAGGTAGTACCTGAAGGAATGGGTGCATTGTTTGGACAACCACTCCCCCCAAAATTAACCGTTTTAGACTTTGGCAATGGTACGACTCTGTATTCACGTTACAACCAGGGTAAGCGGGAAGTTCATACCCCCTACCCCACAGGTGTAGAAGTGTTGATTGATGATATTGCCCAAAAAATGAAACATCTTAATGGCGGAAAAATTGGCGATTCATCCAAAATTCGCTTCTGCTTGGAAATGGGGCATACCAGATACAGTCGTGACATTGATATCAAAGATGTCTACAGCACTTGTTTAAAAGACTGGTATGAGAAATATTTGAAGAAACCAGTGAATCTGACACTTGATGCCAAACACACAGGAGATGAAATTTGGGCCATTGGTGGAGGTTGCCTGTTGCCTGGATTTAAGAAGCTTTTAGAGAAGAACGGGTTCAAAATTCTGGACAATCCGGTAGAAGCTAATGCCTTTGGACTTCTAGAAATGGCTAAAGCAATTGTGAAAAAAAATTCGTGA
- a CDS encoding AsnC family protein, whose translation MSHQTQLTVVPDYPMLGIELDGFYQTPNTMAIKAIRGKLTAADWSLWAYLQMIEPFGDRMVELPRIPEIAEAIGVSERQVKRSLAKLEDLELYRWEPVVIRGQNLAGKQAKELRQKKKANQSESKPKFSGERKMTELSGVGQNCPEQDSPESKSKPKFSGERKMTELSGVGQDCPELDNLVQTKTELSGVGQDCPNRELEPLYSNGYSSPQISQTYTEFIQTLSEEERANFLNFCEEKTKNLSQPVNDIEAWLAHQNKAGQNRWEVYYKKFLAWQQAKAKKSQSSRSSQMMKKFQQEIEQQHQQAMETYKEKV comes from the coding sequence ATGTCACACCAAACTCAACTTACGGTAGTCCCTGATTACCCAATGCTCGGTATTGAATTAGATGGCTTCTACCAAACTCCTAACACAATGGCTATTAAAGCTATTCGCGGCAAGTTAACTGCTGCTGACTGGTCACTATGGGCTTATCTACAAATGATTGAGCCTTTCGGCGATCGCATGGTAGAACTACCAAGAATTCCAGAAATTGCAGAAGCAATCGGTGTCAGTGAAAGACAGGTTAAACGTTCTCTGGCAAAACTTGAAGATTTAGAACTTTATCGATGGGAACCTGTAGTAATTCGTGGACAGAATTTAGCAGGTAAGCAAGCCAAAGAACTACGCCAAAAGAAAAAAGCAAATCAATCGGAAAGTAAACCTAAATTTTCTGGCGAGAGAAAAATGACAGAATTGTCCGGAGTTGGACAGAATTGTCCAGAACAGGACAGTCCAGAATCTAAAAGTAAACCTAAATTTTCTGGCGAGAGAAAAATGACAGAATTGTCCGGAGTTGGACAAGATTGTCCGGAGTTGGACAATCTTGTCCAAACTAAGACAGAATTGTCCGGAGTTGGACAAGATTGTCCAAATCGAGAGCTAGAACCCTTGTACAGTAATGGTTATAGCTCCCCTCAGATCTCTCAGACTTATACAGAATTTATTCAGACTCTCTCAGAAGAGGAGCGAGCGAATTTTTTGAACTTTTGTGAAGAAAAAACTAAAAATCTCAGTCAGCCAGTCAACGACATTGAAGCTTGGTTGGCTCATCAAAATAAAGCTGGACAAAATCGCTGGGAGGTTTATTACAAGAAATTTCTGGCTTGGCAACAAGCAAAAGCCAAAAAATCTCAAAGCAGTCGCAGCAGCCAAATGATGAAAAAGTTTCAACAGGAAATTGAACAACAACATCAGCAAGCTATGGAAACCTATAAGGAGAAAGTATGA
- the dnaB gene encoding replicative DNA helicase: protein MAEELSFQGPADRLPPQNIEAEEAILGGIMLDPEAISRICDRLIPEAFYISAHKDIYQAALRLLSQSLPTDLLSVTSWLADHNLLERIGGRNKLATLVDRTVSAVNIDALALLVMDKYLRRQLIKAGNEIVHLGYETEKELPIVLDQAEQKVFQLSNQTITNNTEHNSTINIAAYEELDSDNPIYPTGLHELDNLMLGFEDGTLTIVGGRPSMGKSFISLFLAFQMILLHDLPVAIFSLEMTKKQLEYRLWSLISVTSAYKHLDLIPLKSDRIRRHRSGNQPLEIWEFTSIAKIVGIASELPLYMNDSRGITVSGIASECRQIKAKEGKLGLVVVDYLQMMAEDSGGNRSYELGDVARGLYKMAGDLNVPVLALSQISRGVESRQNKRPMMSDLSQSGILEMVADNIILAYRDEYYNPDTTEQGILELIMAKSRHGDTGTATVFFDKSYGIIQNLR from the coding sequence ATGGCGGAAGAACTAAGTTTTCAAGGGCCAGCTGACCGCCTGCCACCCCAAAACATCGAGGCAGAAGAGGCCATTTTGGGCGGGATTATGCTAGACCCAGAAGCAATAAGCAGGATTTGCGATCGCTTAATTCCAGAAGCCTTTTACATCAGCGCCCACAAAGATATTTATCAAGCTGCGCTGCGGCTCTTGAGTCAATCTTTACCCACAGATTTACTCTCAGTCACCAGTTGGCTGGCTGACCACAATTTACTTGAGCGTATTGGTGGGAGAAATAAATTAGCCACCCTTGTAGACCGCACAGTGTCAGCCGTTAACATCGATGCCTTAGCTCTTTTGGTGATGGACAAGTATCTGCGGCGGCAGTTGATTAAAGCGGGTAATGAAATTGTGCATCTGGGTTATGAGACCGAAAAAGAGTTACCAATTGTCTTAGATCAGGCAGAGCAAAAGGTTTTTCAACTATCTAATCAAACTATTACAAACAATACTGAACACAACAGCACGATTAATATTGCTGCTTACGAGGAATTAGATTCAGATAATCCCATCTACCCCACAGGACTTCATGAGCTTGATAATTTAATGCTGGGATTTGAAGATGGCACACTCACCATAGTTGGGGGTAGGCCATCAATGGGGAAATCATTCATTTCGCTATTCCTGGCGTTCCAGATGATACTGCTTCACGACTTACCTGTAGCTATCTTCTCGCTGGAGATGACAAAAAAGCAATTGGAGTACAGACTGTGGAGTTTAATTAGTGTTACTAGTGCCTACAAGCATTTAGACTTGATTCCGCTGAAGAGCGATCGCATCCGCAGACATCGTTCAGGTAATCAACCTTTAGAGATCTGGGAATTCACAAGTATTGCCAAAATTGTTGGTATTGCCTCAGAATTACCGCTTTATATGAATGACTCAAGAGGTATTACTGTTTCTGGAATTGCTTCTGAATGTCGTCAGATAAAAGCCAAAGAAGGAAAGCTGGGATTAGTTGTAGTCGATTACCTACAAATGATGGCAGAAGACTCTGGGGGTAATCGCAGTTATGAATTAGGAGATGTCGCCAGGGGACTTTACAAAATGGCTGGTGATTTAAATGTTCCTGTCTTGGCACTTTCTCAAATTTCTAGGGGAGTAGAGAGTAGGCAGAATAAGCGTCCTATGATGAGTGACCTCAGCCAATCAGGAATCTTAGAGATGGTTGCAGACAATATTATTCTCGCGTACCGTGATGAGTACTATAACCCAGATACTACAGAACAGGGAATCTTAGAACTTATCATGGCTAAATCTCGCCACGGCGATACAGGCACAGCAACAGTGTTTTTTGACAAGTCATATGGAATTATCCAGAATTTGAGGTGA
- a CDS encoding TnsA endonuclease N-terminal domain-containing protein translates to MNEFEFEDWCRQQQLATNTIDLITQIRKSPPSRRVQGRTKNVCGVYPSSKMGVTIQFESHTVELWAIYLMEHDPKVLEFYDQPPPFKIQYKNQAGRNIGHYHTPDFFVLRHDGACWEEWKTVKELEFLAQKYPGRYQKTASGHWRCPPGEAHASQFGLKYCVRTDAELNPVFTQNLMFLSDYLGFKSNLTTDVHSTVLAYLEANPGITIAALLQELNDVCANDIYIMIATELLYVDLSAVPLVEHYRTRLWVSQQNHDAYTHASVVGVTTKNTPSSPTTLLPNTALEWDSALWTLVNYGETTTTLLPESGFPIQLPTAFFLQLFDSGTIKIHNGVTDVTRNETVRTLMEAASPSHLKEANRKFNIVQAYFQRHTDIYQDINPRTLRRWVQQFREAEASLGCGYVGLLPRTHQQGNRQPKSPTDSSELLDKFIKEHFETPRQATGASVYRAYVRACTALNIQPLSNRTFYQRLKKRPTHEQTLKRQGAKAAYATEPFVWELALNTRPHGNRPLEIVHIDHTELDIELRSQATGRLLGRPWLTLLTDAYSRRILAVYLTFDAPSYRSCMMGLRILVQRQGRFPSTLVVDGGKEFHSIYFDTLLARYHCTKKTRPGGKPRFGSVIERLFGTTNTEFIYNLLGNTQASKQPRQLTKTVDPKQLAVWNLGDLYTYLTQWAYSIYDSNYHDSLGASPGVVYTEGLSIAGERLHRSIAYNEEFLMATRPSTPKGQAKVQPGQGIKVNYLYYWSDAFRNPNVEKTLVPVRYDPFDMGVAYAYVDGRWVRCISQYYSTFVGRTEKEVLLAAQEIRQLNKRSATATNLNAKHLADFIANVQEHEALLLQRLRDLESKRLLDNLTSSNSSVPSVNQVHSTFAVLAQQSEDVASQHVPSRNVEPLDLSSLPILAEYK, encoded by the coding sequence ATGAACGAATTCGAGTTTGAAGATTGGTGTAGGCAACAGCAACTAGCAACCAACACCATTGATTTGATTACACAAATCAGGAAATCCCCACCCTCACGTCGGGTACAAGGACGAACCAAGAACGTTTGTGGCGTGTACCCTAGTTCTAAAATGGGGGTCACAATTCAATTCGAGAGCCATACAGTGGAATTGTGGGCGATTTACTTGATGGAACACGACCCCAAAGTTTTAGAGTTCTACGACCAGCCCCCACCATTCAAAATCCAGTATAAAAATCAAGCAGGGCGTAATATAGGTCACTATCATACCCCTGACTTTTTTGTATTACGTCATGATGGTGCTTGCTGGGAAGAGTGGAAAACAGTTAAGGAACTAGAGTTCTTAGCACAAAAATATCCTGGGCGTTATCAAAAAACAGCATCCGGTCATTGGCGTTGCCCACCAGGAGAAGCACACGCATCACAATTTGGTCTAAAATACTGCGTTCGTACTGATGCCGAATTGAATCCCGTCTTTACCCAGAACTTGATGTTTTTGTCAGATTACCTGGGATTTAAATCAAATTTGACAACAGATGTACACTCGACAGTTCTGGCTTACCTGGAAGCAAATCCAGGAATAACGATTGCGGCATTGCTACAAGAATTAAATGATGTATGTGCCAATGACATATACATCATGATTGCAACTGAGCTTTTGTACGTGGATTTGTCTGCTGTCCCCTTAGTTGAACATTACAGGACACGATTATGGGTAAGTCAACAAAATCATGACGCTTATACACACGCATCTGTTGTAGGAGTAACTACAAAGAATACTCCCAGTAGTCCCACAACACTGCTACCTAACACAGCCCTTGAGTGGGATTCGGCGCTATGGACTTTAGTTAACTATGGCGAGACCACAACCACGCTATTACCAGAGTCAGGCTTCCCAATACAGTTGCCCACAGCATTTTTTCTCCAGTTATTCGACAGTGGCACCATTAAAATCCACAACGGAGTTACAGATGTAACAAGAAATGAAACTGTACGGACTTTAATGGAGGCCGCTTCTCCATCTCACTTAAAAGAAGCGAATCGAAAATTTAATATAGTACAAGCATATTTCCAACGCCATACAGATATCTATCAAGACATCAACCCACGTACCTTGCGTAGATGGGTACAACAGTTCCGTGAAGCAGAAGCAAGTTTAGGTTGCGGTTATGTCGGGTTGCTACCACGCACACATCAGCAAGGGAATCGTCAACCAAAATCGCCAACAGATTCAAGTGAATTATTAGATAAATTTATTAAGGAGCATTTTGAAACACCAAGACAAGCGACAGGCGCTTCAGTATATCGGGCGTATGTCAGAGCCTGTACAGCATTAAATATACAACCCCTTAGTAACCGCACCTTCTACCAGCGTTTAAAAAAACGCCCAACCCATGAGCAGACATTAAAGCGTCAGGGAGCAAAAGCCGCATACGCAACAGAGCCTTTTGTCTGGGAACTAGCTTTAAATACACGTCCTCACGGAAACCGTCCACTGGAGATAGTCCATATCGACCATACCGAACTCGATATTGAATTACGCTCACAAGCTACAGGTCGGTTACTGGGACGACCTTGGCTAACATTACTGACCGATGCTTATTCTCGGCGAATATTGGCAGTTTATCTGACTTTTGATGCACCTTCTTACAGGTCTTGCATGATGGGGCTACGTATTTTAGTCCAGCGCCAAGGTCGTTTTCCCTCAACATTAGTTGTAGATGGTGGCAAAGAATTCCACAGTATATACTTTGACACCTTGCTAGCACGCTACCACTGCACCAAGAAAACACGACCTGGTGGTAAACCCCGCTTTGGGTCGGTAATTGAACGATTATTTGGGACGACAAATACTGAGTTTATCTATAACCTATTAGGTAATACTCAAGCAAGTAAACAGCCGCGTCAACTCACCAAAACTGTTGACCCAAAACAGTTAGCTGTTTGGAATTTGGGAGATTTATATACTTACCTGACCCAGTGGGCTTACTCGATTTACGACTCAAATTATCATGACTCATTAGGTGCGTCTCCAGGCGTTGTTTATACCGAAGGGTTGTCAATCGCCGGAGAACGCTTACACCGAAGTATTGCTTATAACGAAGAGTTCCTCATGGCAACACGTCCTTCCACGCCCAAAGGTCAGGCGAAAGTTCAGCCGGGACAAGGGATTAAAGTCAATTATCTCTACTATTGGAGTGATGCTTTCCGCAATCCCAATGTAGAAAAAACATTAGTACCAGTACGCTACGATCCTTTTGATATGGGAGTTGCTTACGCCTATGTTGATGGGCGCTGGGTGAGATGTATCTCTCAGTATTACAGTACTTTCGTGGGACGCACTGAAAAAGAAGTGTTGTTAGCGGCACAAGAAATTAGGCAATTGAACAAACGTAGCGCCACGGCGACGAATTTGAATGCCAAACATTTAGCTGACTTCATTGCCAATGTCCAAGAACATGAAGCCTTGTTGCTGCAAAGATTGCGTGATTTGGAAAGTAAACGCTTACTAGACAATTTAACGTCTAGTAATTCTTCTGTTCCATCAGTAAACCAAGTTCATTCAACATTTGCTGTATTGGCACAACAGAGTGAAGATGTTGCATCGCAGCACGTACCATCTCGAAACGTTGAACCGTTGGATCTAAGTTCACTGCCAATATTAGCGGAATACAAATAG
- a CDS encoding ATP-binding protein: MDLNRNRSDDINLLTQFKEYAVLHPQLARVDMLLMRAIREPAGFAHVLVYGPSGVGKTTMIRQIARRLNAPQTEDYVSNDSSYRNGYVPQLPLLLIETRPPDSGVFNRTDYYRTALKLLNEPFYERRSIVDIDTSEAWEKKGRGRTSKTSQFNDSPELRHALEEAITKRGVRAVILDEAQHLMKIGTGSNAGKLLDQLDWIKSMTNVTGVLHILIGTYELLNFRNLSGQASRRGLDIHFPRYLYQNEQDRLDFQAALLALLKQVPLDTNIPELMQHWLYFYEHSIGCLGVLKDWLIRTVAAALDDGNKALTLKQLHEHTLTLAQCERMAIEATEGEEKLSYMESRREHLWHLLQIGMGSTDVPTSAVPPETPLVGSEITSSKTESPPKTTSTRKKPNVPAPQEFTTTTANEIPVEPALKKKQTRKKTTSTQTLEITETPLSNPSTDLQAITQDTQQQTDKSPQKKSGTRVGQRKPKRDTVGHESPSTT; the protein is encoded by the coding sequence ATGGATTTAAACAGGAACAGGAGCGATGACATAAACTTACTTACTCAATTTAAGGAGTATGCAGTTTTACATCCACAGTTAGCACGGGTAGATATGCTGCTCATGCGTGCGATTCGAGAACCTGCCGGATTTGCTCATGTGTTGGTGTATGGGCCAAGCGGTGTGGGCAAGACGACGATGATACGGCAAATTGCCCGACGTTTAAATGCGCCTCAAACTGAGGATTATGTATCAAATGACTCAAGCTACCGCAACGGTTATGTACCTCAATTACCTCTGTTACTGATAGAGACACGTCCACCTGACAGTGGGGTGTTTAATCGAACTGACTATTACCGGACTGCGCTGAAGCTTTTGAATGAGCCATTCTACGAGCGTCGTAGCATTGTAGACATTGATACGTCGGAGGCATGGGAGAAAAAAGGGCGTGGACGTACTAGCAAAACTTCCCAGTTTAATGATTCTCCAGAACTGCGCCACGCATTAGAAGAAGCGATAACCAAACGTGGTGTACGTGCGGTTATCCTGGATGAAGCGCAACATTTAATGAAGATTGGGACTGGAAGTAATGCTGGCAAGCTTTTAGACCAGTTGGATTGGATTAAATCCATGACGAATGTTACGGGTGTTTTACACATCCTGATTGGTACTTACGAACTGTTAAATTTCCGCAATTTAAGTGGTCAAGCATCCCGGCGCGGTCTGGATATCCACTTTCCGCGCTATTTGTACCAAAATGAACAAGACCGTTTGGATTTTCAAGCAGCGTTATTGGCACTCCTCAAGCAAGTACCTCTTGATACTAATATTCCTGAATTAATGCAGCATTGGCTTTACTTCTATGAACATTCTATTGGCTGTCTTGGAGTCCTAAAAGACTGGCTCATCAGAACTGTGGCGGCGGCATTAGATGATGGAAATAAAGCTTTAACTTTAAAACAATTACACGAACATACCCTAACGCTAGCGCAGTGCGAACGTATGGCAATAGAAGCGACTGAAGGCGAAGAAAAACTGAGCTATATGGAGAGCCGCCGCGAACACTTATGGCATTTGCTACAAATAGGAATGGGTTCAACGGATGTACCGACTAGTGCAGTCCCTCCTGAAACTCCGTTGGTCGGTAGTGAAATCACTTCATCGAAAACAGAGTCACCACCTAAAACTACATCGACTCGGAAAAAGCCAAACGTACCTGCACCACAAGAATTTACGACCACAACAGCAAACGAGATCCCCGTAGAGCCAGCCTTGAAGAAAAAGCAGACTCGTAAGAAAACTACATCTACTCAAACGCTTGAAATTACTGAAACGCCACTTAGTAATCCTAGTACTGACCTTCAGGCGATAACCCAGGACACGCAACAGCAAACAGATAAGAGTCCCCAGAAAAAGTCAGGCACACGGGTTGGACAACGCAAACCCAAGCGAGACACTGTTGGGCATGAATCGCCGTCAACAACATAA
- a CDS encoding CHAT domain-containing protein, producing MSFEAFRDPLAKISFKSHLFSKKQSVPPGQPFFVKEQPRQFLADTEYELLFFQLLTGVNDENWSRGRVKGFLDGKNIAEADLVQWLRRFGENLLASDGENRELATRMVRLGEVGCGVLGEVAGEIGREFLWEEEDTGEEEKREAEIWFERGQQQFDAEDFEGSIASFDQALKFQPNDPEAWYGRGIVLASLERFEEAIISFNEAVELKPDFYEAWQNRGAVLADLKRFSEAVTSFDQALKIKPDDHEAWQNRGAVLAELKRLPEAIVSFDQALKIKPDSDSAWYVRGLVLHTLEHNEEAIASYDKALQIQPDKYEVWFERGLTLSKLEQNEEAIASYDKALQIQPDKYEVWFKRGLILSKLKRNEEAIASYEQVVKIEPYHYNAWNNWGNALLNLERFEEAIASYDKALKIKLDFHEAWNSRGVALANLDRFEDAIASYEQALEIKPNDYCLAWLNRGNALRKLGEFEQAIKSYDRALKIKPDFDEVWIGKGALLCDKFNQYEEAIACFDKALNFKPDEYRAWRNRGVAAGKSISFNQFLAIYNAITEQNSDLNKRDYEGELASYQEGLKYCQQDTHSEGWGILHQAIGNAHYYQGVGERNHRQYWFQAESEYHQALITLTKEAFPELHLDLLRGLIRVLFGLNKDEAAKEYRKQALAVFGELLNSPNKSSFQKRKLEAQFSGFSQMRVDVLIEDGDFISALETAERNKNFYLTWILDARKEQILSPSYSQIQKLINSPTNRNTAIIYWHISPFAITTFIIKPDADKPVVIPTQKPEKLEAWLKNWHTQYDNHRKGVKQQSSNPDWRDNLPQLLIKLGEILNISAIIKPIQNQNTQIQNLILIPHRDLHRFPLHALFPDEFTTTYLPSAQIGISLQQKQPISVPTSLLSVEAPNSKDSDDKPFEELPNAEIESVTICAMFANPQRIPGSTASKENIKTALANNHQIFHFTGHATYNYQRPKLSCLALSGTDRFTLEDITQLSLENYHLVSLSACETAITGNQTIDNEYVGLVSGFLTQGVTNVLSTLWTVESLSSALFMIEFYRQPNWNTAPAVALKRTQMWLRNLTYRELINWYKQRAEEITEKDSICAEDLLDEAAIIENDPAKINTTIPPYAHPYYWASFTITGKINS from the coding sequence ATGAGTTTTGAAGCATTTCGTGACCCTTTGGCAAAAATATCGTTCAAATCACACTTATTCAGCAAAAAACAGTCTGTTCCGCCGGGTCAACCGTTTTTTGTCAAGGAACAACCGCGTCAATTCCTTGCGGATACGGAATATGAATTGTTATTTTTTCAGTTGTTAACTGGGGTCAACGACGAAAATTGGAGTCGCGGACGGGTAAAGGGTTTTTTAGATGGAAAAAATATTGCTGAAGCTGATTTAGTGCAATGGTTGCGGCGTTTTGGCGAGAATTTGCTAGCTAGTGATGGGGAAAATAGGGAGTTGGCAACGCGGATGGTACGGTTGGGTGAGGTTGGTTGTGGGGTGTTGGGTGAGGTTGCTGGGGAGATTGGGAGGGAATTTTTGTGGGAGGAAGAGGACACTGGAGAGGAAGAAAAAAGAGAAGCGGAAATTTGGTTTGAAAGGGGTCAGCAACAGTTTGATGCTGAAGATTTTGAAGGTAGTATCGCATCATTTGACCAAGCACTCAAATTTCAGCCTAATGACCCTGAAGCTTGGTATGGAAGAGGTATTGTGCTAGCTAGTTTGGAAAGATTTGAAGAAGCAATCATATCTTTTAACGAAGCAGTAGAATTGAAACCTGATTTCTATGAAGCTTGGCAAAACCGGGGTGCTGTGCTAGCTGATTTAAAACGGTTCTCTGAAGCTGTTACATCTTTTGACCAAGCTCTCAAAATAAAACCTGATGACCATGAAGCTTGGCAAAATAGAGGTGCTGTACTAGCTGAGTTAAAACGGCTCCCTGAAGCTATTGTATCTTTTGACCAAGCTCTCAAAATAAAACCTGATTCTGATTCTGCTTGGTATGTTCGAGGTTTGGTTTTACATACATTAGAACACAATGAAGAAGCGATCGCATCTTATGACAAAGCATTGCAAATTCAACCTGATAAATACGAGGTATGGTTTGAACGAGGGTTAACACTAAGTAAATTAGAACAAAATGAAGAAGCGATCGCGTCTTATGACAAAGCATTGCAAATTCAACCTGATAAATACGAGGTATGGTTTAAACGAGGCTTGATACTAAGTAAATTAAAACGCAATGAAGAAGCAATCGCATCTTATGAGCAAGTAGTTAAAATTGAGCCTTATCATTATAATGCTTGGAACAACTGGGGTAATGCACTGCTAAATTTAGAACGATTTGAAGAAGCGATCGCATCTTACGACAAAGCACTGAAAATTAAACTTGATTTTCATGAAGCTTGGAACAGCCGAGGTGTTGCATTAGCTAATTTAGATAGGTTTGAAGATGCGATCGCATCCTATGAACAAGCACTGGAAATTAAACCGAATGATTATTGTCTAGCTTGGCTCAACCGGGGTAATGCGCTACGTAAATTGGGAGAGTTTGAACAAGCAATTAAATCATACGACCGAGCACTAAAAATTAAACCCGATTTCGATGAAGTTTGGATTGGTAAAGGTGCTTTACTTTGTGATAAGTTTAATCAATATGAAGAAGCTATAGCTTGTTTTGACAAAGCACTCAATTTTAAACCTGATGAATATAGGGCTTGGCGTAATCGTGGTGTTGCTGCTGGAAAATCCATTAGTTTCAATCAATTTTTAGCTATTTACAATGCTATTACAGAACAAAACTCAGACCTCAATAAACGCGATTATGAGGGAGAATTAGCAAGCTATCAAGAAGGTTTGAAATATTGCCAGCAAGACACTCATTCCGAAGGTTGGGGAATATTGCATCAAGCAATAGGTAATGCTCACTATTACCAAGGTGTGGGAGAACGTAATCATCGCCAATATTGGTTCCAAGCAGAATCTGAATATCACCAAGCCCTAATTACCCTCACAAAAGAAGCCTTCCCCGAATTACATTTAGACTTATTGCGAGGATTAATCCGCGTCTTATTTGGCTTAAACAAAGACGAAGCAGCCAAAGAATATCGCAAACAAGCATTAGCAGTATTCGGAGAATTACTAAACTCCCCCAATAAATCTTCTTTCCAAAAACGCAAATTAGAAGCCCAATTTTCTGGTTTCTCCCAAATGCGGGTGGACGTTTTAATCGAAGATGGTGATTTTATCTCTGCTTTAGAAACTGCAGAAAGAAACAAAAATTTCTACCTCACCTGGATACTCGATGCTCGCAAAGAACAGATTCTTAGCCCCAGTTACAGCCAAATTCAAAAGTTAATAAATTCCCCAACTAATCGAAACACAGCTATCATCTACTGGCATATCAGCCCCTTTGCTATCACTACATTTATCATCAAACCTGATGCCGATAAACCCGTCGTTATCCCTACCCAAAAGCCAGAAAAATTAGAAGCTTGGCTCAAAAATTGGCATACACAATACGATAATCACCGAAAAGGAGTAAAACAGCAATCATCAAATCCAGATTGGCGAGATAATTTACCGCAATTGCTGATAAAACTCGGCGAAATACTCAACATTTCCGCGATTATCAAACCCATCCAGAACCAAAACACTCAAATCCAAAATCTTATATTAATTCCACACCGCGATTTACACCGTTTTCCCCTCCATGCCCTATTTCCAGATGAATTTACCACCACCTACTTACCCAGTGCCCAAATTGGCATAAGTTTGCAGCAAAAACAACCAATTTCAGTCCCAACCAGCCTTTTAAGCGTAGAAGCACCCAATAGCAAAGATTCAGATGATAAGCCATTTGAAGAACTACCCAACGCAGAAATTGAATCTGTAACCATCTGTGCAATGTTCGCCAATCCCCAGCGAATACCTGGAAGTACAGCCAGCAAGGAAAATATCAAAACAGCCCTAGCAAATAACCACCAAATATTTCACTTTACCGGACACGCAACCTACAATTACCAAAGACCAAAGCTATCTTGCCTTGCCTTAAGCGGTACGGATAGATTCACCCTAGAAGACATTACCCAATTATCCCTGGAAAACTACCATCTCGTCAGCCTTTCCGCTTGCGAAACCGCCATTACAGGTAATCAAACCATTGATAATGAGTACGTGGGATTAGTCAGTGGCTTCCTCACTCAAGGCGTAACAAATGTTCTCAGCACCCTCTGGACAGTCGAATCTTTATCCAGCGCTTTATTCATGATTGAATTTTACCGTCAACCCAACTGGAATACTGCCCCAGCAGTTGCACTCAAACGCACCCAGATGTGGTTACGTAACTTAACATATCGTGAACTGATAAATTGGTACAAACAACGTGCTGAGGAGATAACAGAAAAAGATTCGATTTGCGCGGAAGATTTGCTAGACGAAGCCGCTATCATCGAAAATGACCCCGCTAAAATAAATACAACCATACCTCCCTATGCCCATCCCTATTATTGGGCAAGTTTCACCATTACTGGCAAAATTAACTCTTAA